A region of Oxyura jamaicensis isolate SHBP4307 breed ruddy duck chromosome 5, BPBGC_Ojam_1.0, whole genome shotgun sequence DNA encodes the following proteins:
- the ERH gene encoding enhancer of rudimentary homolog encodes MSHTILLVQPTKRPEGRTYADYESVNECMEGVCKMYEEHLKRMNPNSPSITYDISQLFDFIDDLADLSCLVYRADTQTYQPYNKDWIKEKIYVLLRRQAQQASK; translated from the exons ATG tctcacaCAATTCTACTTGTTCAGCCTACCAAGAGGCCAGAAGGCAGAACGTATGCTGATTATGAATCGGTGAATGAGTGCATGGAAG GAGTCTGTAAAATGTATGAAGAGCATCTGAAGAGAATGAATCCCAACAGTCCATCCATTACATATGATATCAGCCAGTTGTTTGACTTCATTGATGACTTGGCAGACCTCAGCTGTCTTGT ttaCCGTGCTGACACTCAGACATACCAACCGTACAACAAAGACTGGATAAAGGAGAAGATCTACGTCCTCCTCCGCAGGCAGGCCcagcaagcaagcaaataa